The genomic stretch CCCGCGAGCATCGGCAGGCACGCCGACCACCGGATCAGCCCCGAAGCGACGAACACGAATGCCGCCGCCAGATTGGCCACCGCGAGCATCAGCGTGCGGATCGAGAAGAGCGAGCGCGGATCGGCCCCCGCGAGCAGCCCATAGGTCGCCGTGGTCATCAACCCCACGCCGCCGCCGAAATAGCCGCCATAGATCCCCAGCAGCGACTGCGCGACGACCAGCGTGCGCGGCCCGATCGCAACGCGCGCGCGCAGCCATTCCGACGCCACCCGCCCGAAGGCGATCGCCGCGAACGCGACAAGCAACAGCCACGGGATCAGCACGTCGAAGGTCCGGGTCGGCGTCACCACCAGCAGCATGCTCCCCGCCAGCCCGCCGGCAAAGGTGATCGCCGCCAGCGTCCGCACCCCGAGCCCGCCGACCGGCGCCAGTTCGTCGCGAAACGCCCATGCGCTCGCCCCCGCTCCCGGCAGCAGCGCGACGTTCGACGTGGCATTGGCGACATTGGCGGGCAGCCCCATCGCGATGAGCGCGGGCAATGTGGCAAAGGTCCCGCCCCCCGCCAGCGCATTCATCGCACCGCCGAGCATGCCCGCGGCGGCGGCGAGCGCCAGCCCGGCAAGGTCAACCAAGCGCGGCCATCTTCTCTTCGGCCTGGCGGTCCAGCTCGGCGCGGCTCTTCTTCTCGCTCGCGGTCTTCAACTGCCCGCATGCCGCATCGATGTCGCGCCCGCGCGGGGTGCGCGTCGGGGCGGAGATGCCCGCTTCGAACACGATGTTCGAAAACGCCTTGATCCGCTCCGGCGCGGAACATTCATAGGGCGCGCCGGGCCAGGGATTGAACGGGATCAGATTGACCTTGGCGGGCAGCTTGTACTTCTTGATCAGCCGGACCAGCTCGCGCGCATCGGCGTCGCTGTCGTTCTTGTCCTTCAGCATCACATATTCGAACGTGATCCGCCGCGCATTGTTCGCGCCGGGATAGTCGGCGCACGCCTGGAGCAGTTCCTCGATCCCGTATTTGCGGTTGAGCGGGACGATCTCGTCGCGGACTTCCTTGGTCACGGCATGGAGCGACACCGCGAGGTTGACGCCGATCTCTTCCCCCGCGCGTGCCATCATCGGCACCACGCCTGAAGTCGACAGCGTGATCCGCCGCTTCGACAGCGCGATCCCGTCGCCGTCCATCACCAGCTTCAGCGCATCGCGGACATTGTCGAAATTATACAGCGGCTCGCCCATCCCCATCATCACGATGTTGGTGAGCATCCGCCCCTCGGGCTGGCTCGGCCATTCGCCCAGCGAATCGCGCGCGAGCATCACCTGGCCGACGATCTCGGCGGGGAGCAGGTTGCGGACCAGCCGCATCGTGCCGGTGTGGCAGAAGCGGCAATTGAGCGTGCAGCCGACCTGGCTCGACACGCACAAGGTCCCCCGATCGGCGTCGGGGATGAACACCATCTCGTAATCCTGCGCATCGTCCGAGCGCAGCAGCCATTTGCGCGTGCCGTCGCTGGAGACCTGCGCCTCCACCACCTGCGGGCGGCTGATGACGAAACGCTGCGCCAGCCAGGGCTGCATCGTCTTGGCGATGTCGGTCATCAGCGCAAAGTCGGTGACCCCGCGATTATAGATCCAGTGCCAGAGCTGCTTGGCGCGCAATTTGGCCTGTTTGGGCTCGAGCTGCGACGTCTCCAGCGCCATGCGCAGGTCGAGCTTGGAAAGCCCGAGCAAGTCGATACGCCCATCGGCGCGCGGCACCAAGGCGCGCGGAACGGGCACGGGGTCGATGTGGCCGGGTATCTGCATCATTCTTCCTTGGCGTTCCGGCGTGGCAAGAAGCAATCACGAATGCCATCGACATGCTCGATGAGGTCTTGCGCCGCTCTCTGGTCGCCCATGCGATCCAGGATAACATCTATTCCCTCTCGCCGAGCGAGCTTGGCGGCGGGGACGAAATCGGCATCTGCCGCGACGATCACGATCTGATCGACCTGATGCTTGAAGGCCAGCGACGCGACATCCAGGCCCAGGCGCATATCGACGCCCTTCTGCTTGGTATCGACTTCGAAATCCTCGTCCATGGGCACGAAATCGGTCGGAGACTGGATCAACCGCGCGGTCGCGCTCTCGCTCAGGCGCCATCTGGACGTGTCGTTCAGGCGCCCCAGCCGCAGCGCAACTTTGCGAAGCTTGCGCACTTCGGCGTGAAGGTCGAGCCGAAACCGGGCCTCGACGGTCTTTCCCCAATCCACCGATTTGCGGGAAAGCGGCCGGTGCATCCGCTTCGTTAGCGGCGTGCAATCGTAAAAGAAAATCCGGTAGAAGTCGCGGGACTCGGAAAGCTGGAGTTCGTGCCCAGAAACCTGCTCGATCAGCAGAGGGTAGCCGATCCTGTGGCTCAAATGCCAATATGCCAGCAGGCCTAGGCCGTGCGCGACGCTTTTGGGATCGTTGCGATCATGGTCGGGGAAACAATGCTTGAAGCGACGCAAAAAGAACGCCCCATCAACCAGAATTGCCGTTGCCATCGCAATGTCCAGAAAACAAATTGTCCCCGGGAGCGGCCTTGAGCGGATACCTGCTCTTTCGAGCGCCTCAAGACGGCAAGCCGGGGACGGGATATGCTTTAAGTAGCAACATCCTCGGGAAAGTCAAGAATTCGCCTCCCACCGGGCCGCAGGGAGCCAATCCGCGCTTAGTGCGTATCTCCTATCCCGTGCAGGCAACGCACCGTCGCGGACAGACTTGCCATTTGCGTCCGCCGGAACCCAGCTTGACACGGGGGCGAACCGAATTTTGGAGAAAAACGTGATGCTTATCCGATCTATCGCACTGGGTGCGGCGCTGATGACCACCCCGATTGCCTTCGCACAGACCGCTCCGCAGACGACGCCGGGCACGCCGACGACGCCTGGGACCCAGACCATGCCGGGCACTCCCACGACGCCGGGAACCCAGACCATGCCGGGCACCCCGACCACGCCCACCACGCCAGGCACGCCCACGACCCCGGGCACGCCCATGACCCCGGACGCGACCGCCAGCGCGACCACGCCCGCCCCCGTCACCGACGCCGAAGTCACCCAGTTCGCCACCGCCGCGCTGGCCGTGACCAAGGTTCAGAGCGACGCGACCGTCCCGGCTGCGGACAAGAACGCCAAGTCGATCGAGGCGATCACCGCCGCCGGGATCGAACCGACGCGCTTCAACGAGATTTCGGAGGCGATGCGCAACGATCCGGCGCTCAACCAGCGGATTCAGACTGCTGCCGCGGCGATCACGACCCCGGCCCAGTAAGAGAACGGGGCGGTACGGCGTACCGCCCCCCTGTTGCGCGCCGGTAGCTTCACGCAGTCGCCGGTGCGATGCATCCGAGCCCGGCCAGCGACGCGCGCATCGCATCGTCGAGCGGCGTGTGCGGCTCCGATCCCAGAAATTCGACCAGCGCGGCATTGTCGAGCCGAAGCGGGTGCTGCCAGAACGGTCGCATCTCGCGCAGCTCACGCATCGTGGTGTTGAACGGCGCGATCAGCGCCAGCAGCGCCCAGGGCATCGCTTTCACCGTCGGCGTCGTGCCCGCAGCCCGCGCGATAGCGCCGGTGAACGCGCTGCCATCGGCATCCCAGACTCCGGCGAAGTGGAACCGGGCGAAACGCGGCAACGCGGCGTCACGGTCAAGCAATAGGGCAAAGGTCTCCGCCAGATCGGGCAGATACGCCCAGGCATGCCCCGCACCGGGCGCGCCCGGATATTGGATCGCGGCCACCGGCTGCCCCGGCTTGACCAGCCCCTGCGCCAGCCAGCCATTGCCGCACTTCGGCCCGAAGAAGTCCCCCGCCCGCACGATCAGCGCCGCGACGCCTGAGTCCTGAATGCGCCGCTCCATCGCAACCCGAATGCGCCCCTTGCGGGTCTGCGCCGATTGCGGCGAATCGGGCACAGCGACCGGGGTCACAGCGGGATCGTAATTGTAGATCGTGCCGGGCAGAACCAGCCGCGCATCGTTCGCCAGCGCGGCGGCGATGCTGTTCTCGACCATCGGCAGCACCAGCCTGTCCCAGTCGCGATAGCCCGGCGGGTTCACCGCATGGAACACCGCCGACACCCCCTCCGCCGCGCGCAGCACCGCGGCGCGGTCCATCGCGTCGCCCTCGAACCAGGTGATTGCGGGGTCCAGGCCAGGCCGGATGCCGCGCACCAGCCCGCGCACGGCCCAGCCGTGGCGGAGCAGCGCGCTTGCGGTTTCGCCGCCGACGCCGCCGGTCGCCCCCAGGATCAATATCGTCTTCTGCATGTCCGCCTCCATCGCTTCGATGCGTCCGGAGGTGGGCTCTTCGCGGCATGTTTGAAATTGTCGAACTTTGCCATCGCGCCTATATATTTTTGATGAGCCAGCGCGACCTCGCCACCGATTGGGAACGCCAGCGCGCCTTTCTCGCGGTCATCGACGAAGGCAGCCTGTCCGCCGCCGCGCGCCGGCTGGGCGTGGCGCAGCCCACCGTCCGGCGCCGGATCGCGGACTTGGAGGCGGTTGCCGGCGGCGCGCTGTTCACGCGATCACCCAACGGATTGCTCCCCACCGAGCGGGCGCTGCTGCTCGCCGACCATGCCCGCGCGATGGCGCTGGCGGCGGACGCCTTTGCCCGCTCGGCATCCGCCGACGCGCACGAGATCGCAGGGACGGTGCGCATCTCCGCCAGCGACGTGATCGCAGTCGAGGTGCTGCCGCCGCTCCTCGCGCCGCTGCTGGCGACACACCCCGCGCTGACGATCGCGCTGAGCCCGACCAACCGCGCCGAGGATGTGTTGCGTCGCGAAGCCGATATCGCGATCCGGATGGTCGCGCCGCGGCAGGAGGCGCTGGTCGCGCAGCGCGTCGGGACGGTGGTGCTGGGGCTGCACGCCCATCCCGGCTATCTCGCGGTGCACGGGACCCCCGCTTCGCTGGCCGAGGCGGGCGCGCACCGGTTCATCGGGATCGAGAATGATCAAGCCCTGTTGCGCGCGGTGCAGGCGCGGGGCCTGACGATTGCGCACAAGGATTTCGGCTTCCGCACCGACAGCGACCTCGCCCAGCTCGCCGCTATCCGCGCGGGCATCGGCATCGGCGTGTGCCAGGTCCCGCTCGCCCGCCGCGGCGGGCTGATCCGAGTCGCGCCCGATGCCTTCGCGTTCGACCTGGAAACCTGGGTGGTGTGCCACGAAGACATGCGCGGCATCGCGCGGGTGCGCGCGGTGTTCGACGCGCTGGTCGCCGGGCTGCGCGGCTATATGGCCAGCTAGCGCCCCGCGCAGCCCAGCGCCGCCGCGTCGATCGCCGTCGCCGCGCCCTTCAGCGCATAGGTGTCCGCGAATGGCGCGCCATTGGCGCCGACGCTCTCCACGCTCATGCTCCGCCCCGAACGGATCGCGGCGACCACCGCCGAATCGGTGCGCGAATCGGGCGCCCAGGCGTCGGCATCCCCCGCGGTCAGCTCGAACCGGCGCTCCCCGATCGACAGCGTCACGCGGGCGCTCGCCGCACGGGCGCGGCTCAGCCGGATATGGAGCTGGTTGCGCACACCGTCGCGCGGCCAGGTCGCGATGCTGGCAAAGGGGCGCGACGCCGCCTTGCGCCCCGCCGGCTCGGCGATCGCAAAGCAATGCAGCGGCGAGGGATCGCGAAACGCGCCCCAGCTGTCGAACACGCCCAGCGCATCGCGCGGCAGCATCACGAGCAGCAGCGCCAGCGCGATCATGCCGGCGCCGCGCCGCGCCCCGTGCCGGTATGGACCACCGTCTCGATGCCGTTCTCGATCCGCACCACCGATCCCTGGGGCAAATCGGGTGCGACGGCCGCGTCGAATTGCGGCATCACGTCGCGCCCGGTCATCACCCCGCGTAGGATGCGGCTCGACATGCCGTGCATGATCACCAGCCGGTCGCCGGGATCGTCATCGGTATCCGCCAGCCACGACGAGACCCGCGCGGCGATCGAATCATACCATTCGCCGCCGGGCGGGGGCCGCGAATACAGGCCATGCTCGACATCGAGGAACCCCGGCGCCTCGGCATGGAGATCGGCATAATAGCGCCCGCTCCATTCGCCCATGCCGATTTCGACCAGTCGGTCGTCGGTGCGCGCCTGGTGCCAGTCGAGCTCGAGATGCTCGGCGATCACCGCCAGCGTCTGGAGCGCACGCCCCGCGCTCGACGACCACAAGGTGATCGGCGGACGCGGGCCCAGGACCGCACGAAGCGCCACCCCCATCGCCTCGGCCTGCGCGAATCCGGCGCGGGTGAGCGGGGTGTGCGGGTGGTCGCCCTGCATCCGGCGGGCGATGTTGAACACGGTCTCGCCGTGCCGCGCGATGAAATCGCGTCCCTTGCGGTTGGTGGCCATGGTGCTTCTCCTCACTGGTCCGGATGCGAAACGCAATGTTTCGGTCGAAGTTCGTTTCGTTCAGGCAGGGGCAAGCTGCGGTACTCCACTAGCACACCCAGCCCGGGCACACGGGCTCGGTAAAAGAAATCAAGGGAGTATTCATGCGTATCTCACCCACGCTCGCGCGCCGCTAGCCCGCGCATCGGCATTGCCCGCGCACCGCGCCACGCACGCCGAAACCTTTTGCATTTTCGTGTTTTTCCGGCCGGCGCGGCTGCGCCCGGTCCTGTCTTGTCCTGCCCCATTCTGGGCCAGTCTCGCTTAAAGGGAGTATCCATATGCGTACCAAGATTTTCATCGCCGCCCTCGTCGCCAGCACCGCCTTCGCCGCGCCGGCCTTTGCCCAGACCGCCGATTCGGGCTTCACCGGCCCGCGCGTCGAAGCGATTGTCGGCTGGGACCATGTCGGCGACGATTCGCTGAACAATGGCTCGCGCGACGGCGTCACCTATGGCGGCCAGATCGGCTATGACGTCCAGATGGGCAGCGCGATCCTCGGCTTCGAGGGTGAGGCCACCGGCTCGACCACGCGCGATACCGCCAATGGCGTGCTCGTGGTGGGCGATCGGCTCCGCGCCAAGGCGGGCCGCGACCTCTATGTCGGCGGTCGCGTCGGCTTCCTCGCCAGCCCCAATGCGATGATCTACGCCAAGGGCGGCTACACCAATGCCCGGTTCGACACGAGCTACAACTCGGCGGCGACCGGCCTGATCGAGGACCATGACACGGTCGATGGCTGGCGCGTCGGCGCGGGCGCCGAGGTCAAGCTGAACCAGAAGGTCTATGTGAAGGCCGAATATCGCTATTCGAAGTATGACGAAGGCAATAACGGCATCGACGCGCATCGCCATCAGGTGCTCGGCGGCGTCGGCATCCGTTTCTGAGACGCTTTCCGCGCCGAATTTGGTGTGGATCAAAGGGTCGGGGCGCTTGCCCCGGCCCTTTTTGCCGTTAAGGGTAAGAATCGGCGAACTGCCACCGGCCGCACGGCTATTGGTGGAATAAGGGCGGCGGCCCGGGGGTTTGGAAGACATGAAGGCGACGATCGAACGCGCAACTCTGTTGAGGGGCCTCAGCCACGTCCAGTCGGTGGTCGAGCGGCGCAACACGATCCCTATCCTCTCGAATGTGCTGATCGAAGCGCAGGAGGGCGGCAGGATGCGGCTGATGGCGACCGATCTCGATCTCCAGATCGACGAGACGATCCCGGCGGCGGTGGACCAGCCCGGCGCGATCACCGTGTCGGCGCACACGCTGTTCGACATCGTGCGCAAGCTGCCCGAGGGATCGCAGGTCGAATTGTCGGCGGCGGAGGGGCGGATCACCGTCAACGCCGGCCGCGCCAAGTTCACGCTGTCGACGCTGCCGCGCGACGATTTCCCGATGATCGCCGAGGGCGAATTGCCGGTGACGTTCGAGCTGCCTGCGGAAACGCTCAAGCAGATCATCGACAAGACGCGATTCGCGATCTCGACCGAAGAGACACGCTATTATCTCAACGGCATCTTCCTGCACGTCACCGATGAGGCGACGCCGCTGCTGCGCGCCGCCGCGACCGACGGCCACCGCCTCGCGCGCGTCACCGTGGCGCGGCCCGACGGTGCCGAATCGATGCCCGACGTGATCGTGCCGCGCAAATGCATCGCGGAGCTGCGCAAGCTGCTCGACGAAGTCGACGGGTCGGTCGGCGTGTCGCTGTCCAATTCGAAGGTCCGCTTCGACCTGGGCCAGGCGATCCTGACGTCGAAGCTGATCGACGGCACCTTCCCCGATTATTCGCGCGTCATCCCGACTGCGAACGACAAGATCCTCAAGATCGACCCCAAGAGCTTCATGCAGGGCGTCGACCGCGTCTCGACGATCGCCACCGAAAAGACCCGCGCGGTCAAGATGGCGCTGGATCGCGACAAGGTGATCCTGTCGGTGACCAGCCCCGAAAACGGCGCTGCGGCGGAGGAAGTCCCCGGCGACTATACCTCGCTGCCGTTCGAGATCGGCTTCAACAGCCGCTATCTGATGGACATTCTCGGCCAGATCGAAGGCGATTTGGTCGAGGTCCACCTCGCCGACGCCGCTGCGCCGACGCTGATCCGCGAGAATGATTCGTCGCCCGCGCTGTACGTCCTCATGCCGATGCGGGTGTGACCTAAGCACCGTCCCTGACTTGAAATCGCGCTCGGGTCCCGCTATTTACATTCGTGTAAGTTAGCAGGATTCGAGACGATGGCGACTCAGGCACCCACCGCACCCCAGCCCGGGCTTCCGATGAAGCGCGAATGGGGCACTGCGCTGTCGGCGCTGCGCAAGCTGCTCGCGAACGGCGACGATACCACGCAGGTGTTCTACATCATGCGCGCGCTGAACGGCGACGTTACCCAGCGCAATTATCGCCGGCTGCTCACCGTCCCCGGTGGCGGCAGGATCGCCTATCGGCGGCAGGAGCTGGCGCAGCGCCTGTCGGACCGCGGCTGGATCGACGGCTTTGCCGAGGGCACCGTCGGCGCCACCTATCGCGCGTTCCTCGATGCGACCGGCTATTCGGCGCAGGGGCTGGCCGAGATCAGCATGGCCGAGGGCGCATTCCTGGGCGCCGATGTCGAGCATCCCTATGCCTGGATGGGCCGGCGCGAGCGCGACATCCATGACCTGTGGCACACGCTCACCGGCTACAAGGCCGACGAGCATCTGGGCGAGGCGTGCCTCGTCGCCTTTTCCTATGCGCAGACCGGCGGGCTCGGCTGGGGGCTGATCGCGGTCGGCGCGGCGCTCAAGAGCATCCGCGTTACCGGCAGGCTCGATTTCCTCAAGGCCGTGGTCGAGGGCTATCGCCACGGCAAGCGCGCGGCGTGGCTGCACGGCGAGGATTATGAAACGCTGCTCGCCGAGCCGCTTGATTCGGCGCGACGCCGCCTGCGCATCGCCGTACCGCGCGCCTATCGCGTCGCGCAGGCCAGTCTGTCGGCAGCGGGGCTCAGCGGAATCTGACGCGTCAGCGCGATGGCGGGGCACCCGACGCGGCGGCAGCCGCCTGGGTCCGCGCGCGTTCGGCGACGAGCCGCGCCTTGAGCGCTGGCACGGCCAGCACCGTCGGTGGCAGCGCGAAGATGTCGGTCGAGATCGGCGCCTTCTCGACGCTCGACAGCGTAAGCGCGGTCGCGAAGCGCAGCACCATGCCCTTGTCGAGCATCTCGGCGATCTTCTTCTCCAGGTTGCCCTGCCCGCCCTGGACCTGTGCCATGCCCGCCGCACCCAGCCGGGTCTGCATCGCCAGCGCGCTGCCGGCGTTCGCCAGCGCGGGGTCGCCGCTGATCACGGCCTCGATCGTCTCCGCAGGCGGCGCCTTGGGCGCGCGGACCTTCCACACATCGCCCGTCTGTCCGGCGATCGTCTCGGTGCCTTCCTTGACCAGCGCATAGTCCGGCTGCGGCCCCAGCCCGGTGGGCTTCATCCCCCCTTCGCGGGCCAGCGCCCCCATCACCGACACGAAATCGGCGATCCGCGCGGCATATTGCCCCTGGCTGTCGGCGATCAGCAGATATTCGGTGCCGCCCTTGCGGATCAGCGTCTGCCCCTGGCTGTCAACCCGCGCATCGCCATTGGCCGCCGCCTTGACCGTGATCGTCCCCGCTCCGCCGGCCAGCGCATAGCGCGCCGTCACGTCCTGCGGCGCTTTCTCGCACCCGGCGAGCAGCAGCAGCGCGGCCCCGATCAATGCCTTGCGGATCATGTGCACTCCTTTCCCCCGTCATCGGCGAAGCGGTGTTCGACGGCAAGGGGTTGGGCTAAAGGAGCGGCAATATGGCCGTAACCCGCCTGATCCTCACCGATTTCCGCAACCATGCCGAGGCGGCGCTGGCGCCCGGCAGCGGCTTCGTCGTGCTGACCGGAGAGAATGGGGCGGGCAAGACCAATGTGCTCGAGGCGGTGTCGCTGCTCGCCCCCGGCCGGGGCCTGCGCCGCGCCGCGCTGGGCGAGATGGCGCGACAGGGGGCCAGCGGCGGGTTCGGTGTCGCGGCGCGACTGGGCGATGTCGACATCGGCACCGGGACCCAGCGCGACGCACCCGAGCGGCGGCTTGTGCGAATCAACGGCGCGCCGATGCCCGCGACGACGCTGGCCGAATGGGTGACGGTGCTGTGGCTGACCCCCGCAATGGACCGGCTGTTCGTCGAGGGGCCGGGCGAGCGCCGCCGCTTCCTCGATCGGCTGACGCTGGCGCTGGCGCCTGCGCACGCGACGCATTCGACGCGCTACGAGGCGGCGATGCGCGATCGCAACCGCCTGCTCGCCGAGGATCGCCCCGCCGACCCCGAGTGGCTGGCGGCGCTGGAGGCACGGATGGTCGAGCATGGCGGCGCGATCGACGCCGCCCGGCGCGAGACCGTCGCGCTGCTCGCCGCGCGAATCGCCGCGCAGCCCGAGGGGGTGTTCGCCCGCGCCGGGCTGGTGCTGGAGGGGTGGCAGGGCGATGGCGCCGCATTGGCGCAGGCGTTGCGCGAAGGGCGCCGCCGCGATGCTGCGGCGGGCCGCACGCTGGCCGGACCGCACCGTACCGACCTGGCGGTCACGCATCTGGGCAAGGGCCAGCCCGCGCATCTCTGTTCGACCGGCGAGCAGAAGGCGCTGCTGCTGGGGCTCGTGCTCGCGCATGCCGAGCTGGTCGCCGATCGCATCGGGCGGGCGCCGGTGCTGTTGCTCGACGAAGTCGCCGCGCATCTCGACCCCGAACGCCGCGCCGCTTTGTTCGCCCGGCTGGCGGGGGCGGGGCAGGTGTGGATGACCGGCACCGAACCCGCGCTGTTCGACGGCATCGCCGGCGATGCGACGCGCTATACGCTTGGCGACGGGGCGATCCGGGGTGGCTGAGAGACCGTTTGGAAATTCGCGAAAGAGCGAATTTCAAGGCGGTGCCTCCCTCCGCACTCTTTCCAACGATGCTTCGCATCGCCGGAACCTTGGAGTGCTCCGCCCGCTCCCCCACCCGGCCACCCATAGAATAATGCCGTTGGGTGGCCGGGTGGGGGAGCGGGCAGGCACCGCGAAATGCGCCATGCGCATTTCAAAACGGGCTCTGACGCCGCGTGCCATTTTGCTTTCGTTCGGCGACTCGAATCCCTATATGCTCGCTATGGCAACAGACCCCAGCAACATTCCCAACAGCAATGATTACGGCGCCGATTCGATCAAGGTCCTGAAGGGCCTCGACGCAGTGCGCAAACGCCCCGGCATGTATATCGGCGATACCGATGACGGGTCGGGCCTCCACCACATGGTGTTCGAGGTGAGCGACAACGCGATCGACGAGGCACTGGCCGGGCATTGCGACCGGATCGTGATCCAGCTCAACGCCGATGGATCGGTCTCGGTCGAGGATAATGGCCGCGGCATCCCCACGGGTATCCACACCGAAGAGGGCGTGTCGGCAGCCGAAGTCATCATGACCCAGCTCCACGCCGGCGGTAAGTTCGAGAACACGTCGGACGACAATGCGTACAAGGTCTCGGGCGGTCTCCACGGCGTCGGCGTCTCGGTCGTCAA from Sphingomonas hengshuiensis encodes the following:
- the recF gene encoding DNA replication/repair protein RecF (All proteins in this family for which functions are known are DNA-binding proteins that assist the filamentation of RecA onto DNA for the initiation of recombination or recombinational repair.), with translation MAVTRLILTDFRNHAEAALAPGSGFVVLTGENGAGKTNVLEAVSLLAPGRGLRRAALGEMARQGASGGFGVAARLGDVDIGTGTQRDAPERRLVRINGAPMPATTLAEWVTVLWLTPAMDRLFVEGPGERRRFLDRLTLALAPAHATHSTRYEAAMRDRNRLLAEDRPADPEWLAALEARMVEHGGAIDAARRETVALLAARIAAQPEGVFARAGLVLEGWQGDGAALAQALREGRRRDAAAGRTLAGPHRTDLAVTHLGKGQPAHLCSTGEQKALLLGLVLAHAELVADRIGRAPVLLLDEVAAHLDPERRAALFARLAGAGQVWMTGTEPALFDGIAGDATRYTLGDGAIRGG